A stretch of DNA from Leptolyngbya sp. SIO1E4:
CAGCCAAGGGAGCTTTCAATATCAATGGCTGCAGCAAGAGTTGAATAGCGAAGCCTTTACGCAAGCTAAGTACAAAGTTGTCATGCTGCATCACCCCGCCCACAGCTTGGGAGATAACGTCATCCCTCCCTTTACCGACCCTGTGCCCATTTACGATCGCAATAGTGATGGCTCTCTCCGCGCAATCCGCTACGAATACCCCATCCAAGAGGACTACATTATCCGAGATCTGATGCCATTACTGGAAGCAGCAGGCGTGGATCTGGTGCTGTATGGCCACTCCCATATTTGGAATCGCTTTGTTGGCCCAACGGGAATCCATTTTTTGGAAACATCGAATGTGGGCAATACCTATGGCGCCTATTGGCAAGAAAACAGTCGCCAACTCCCCCCCGCAGAACCTACCAAAGATTTAGATAAATACCAGCAGGCCTACTACATTCCCCAAGGCGACCCGAATGGGCTAGATCCGATTGTGCCCACCATCGCACCCCTAGAAGATGATAACGGCACCCCCTTGCCTTATATTGCCAGCAATGAAATTACCGCTTTCAGCATCCTAGATACGGAAACTGGAACCGTCAGCAGCTACTACTTTGATACTCGAGATCCTGATTCTGAGGTCGTTCGGTTCGATGAATTTACGTTAGAACAGCCGGGATAGGTAGAAGGGTGATAAGGGTGGAGGAGTGCAGGGGTGAAACGCAGGGATATAGCCTTGTGTACTTGGCTGCCCCCCTATCAGGTCGCGCTAACCGACACGCCCAACTGCACTTTTCGTCAGAACCTGATTGAGTTTGCCACTACGATAGCCCTCCAGATCAAGGGTGACGTAGGTAAACCCATAGTGTTGAAAAGCCGCCACTAAAGCAGGCAAATCAGTTGTTTGAACAAAGTCCTTAATCTCCGCGGGGGGGAGTTCAATCCGAGCCGTGTCGCCTGCCGATCGCACTCGCAGGTTACGCAGCCCAAGATCCCGTAAGTAGCGCTCACAGCGGCCAACTCGATGCAGTTTTTCAGCGGTGATGGCCTCTCCATAGGGAAACCGGGAGCTGAGACACGGCTGAGAGGGTTTATCCCACCAGGGCAAGTCCAGCGATCGCGCGATCTCTCGGACATTTAACTTGGTGATACCCACTTCAGCAAGGGGCGATCGCACCCCCCGTTCCTTCGCGGCCTGAATCCCGGGTCGATAATCCTGCAAATCATCAGCATTGACCCCATCCACGATGTAAGGATAGCCCCGCTCTAGTGCTAGGGGCTTCAGCGTATCGTGGAGTTCGCTTTTGCAAAAGTAACAGCGATTAGCGGGGTTGCTGGCATAGTTAGGGTTTTCCAGTTCATGGGTCATCACAATTTCATGGGGAATCCCCATTTCAGCCGCCTGAACTTTAGCCGCTTCCAGATCCTCAGGCATGAGAGATGGCGAATCTGCCGTCACAGCCAGGACGCGATCGCCCAGCACATCATGGGCAACCTTTGCAACCAATGTGCTATCAATGCCGCCTGAATAAGCCACCAAAGCTCGATCCATCCCTGCAAATAGTGCCTGTAGGGCCTCTAACCTGCTCTCTGCCATGACAATCCTTACCGCGTCGATTCCTCGACCAGACTAGCGAATTTTGGCAGCTTTAGGGCCAGTAAAGCCCCCCTCAGAACTGGCGACGGGCAAAAATAAGAATGGCAACGGTCAACAGTAGGGCAATGTAAAACAACCCGTAGAGTAGATGGCTCGTTAACTCTAGGGCAGACGGTAGCAGCGTCATACCATAAATTGCTTCATTACGAAGGTTGAGCCGTTCTAAGTCGGGCAACACTAGATACATGCCGTTGGCAACTCGCTGTAGACTGGCATTTTCACTCAGCTGCCCTAACGCCACAATGTCTCGGCTCAGATGCCCCATCAGATACACAGCAATGGTGAGCAGCGTAGCCAGCAGAGAGCTTGTAAACACCCCAAACAACATAGCGACAGCCGTCAGCAACGCCATTTCTATAAAGGTAAAAAAGACGGCTAGCAACATACTGGCCCAAGAGAACGGAACTTGATTCACCGCTAAAACCACCAGGTAGATAGCGGTGAGCAAGGCCATCAGCACGACCAAAACTGCAGATAACCCCAGATGTTTTCCTAAAACGAACTCTAATCGGCTCACCGGTTTAGCAATCAGAACTAAGACAGTGCGCTTGTCAATTTCCTTGTTAATTAAACTCGTGCCCACAAACACCGTCACCACGAGTCCGAGTAAATGAATTCCAGCCAGTCCCAAATCGAGGGTGATTTTACCCTGCGCACCTGCTGCCACCTCTGGCAGTAAGGCTGCTGCCGCCACTAAAAAAACGGCATATACTGCGACCAAATACAGCACGCGATCGCGAATGACCTCTCGAAAGACGTTACTGGCAATCACCCAAATACACGACAGACTCATGGCTTGTAGGGGCTCCTCCTCGTTTAATTGTTGCTTTAACCGTTGCGTCGACAGGCCGTCTGTGGGCGTGACAAAGGCGCGATCGTGCTGGCCTTTAATCCCCTCTCATTTAGGTAACTGAATCAGGCCTACCCATGCGTTTCGGAGTGGCTAAATCACAGGTAACTTCCGCCATCAAAGTCGGGGAGGTCGGCTCCTCTTGATTTTCGGCACCGTTCGGTTGCGATTGCGGTTGGGGGCGCGGCTGAATGAAACAGGTTTTTTCAAAGTAGTAGCCATTGGGATCAGAGGCCGGCCCGGACCATAGCGCCATCAAATCGAGCGCGTAGCCATCATTGAAGGTACGGGGGCGGGCCTCTAACTGCCACATATCTTTTTCCTTAGAGCCTTCCAGGGTTATCGCGGTCTCTATCTGCAGTTTGCCAACCTGCTCATTTAAGTTCAGCAACCAACGCTCTACATAGGGCCACGGCGTGTCGTTGAGGGCAGCTTTAACTTCTCCTTCTGCAGCAGTCAATAGCGAGACCCCCTTGCCCCCATTTTCAGGCTGCGCCGACAGACGATACACAAACCCACTGTTGTTAAAACTATCAGCCAAAAGGCTCGGGTAATCGTTCAGCCAGGATTGCAGCCGGAAATAAAATTGAAACCAGCTACTGAACAACAACGCCACCAAAACCAGTAAGATGAGCTGCTGGCGTACCATTGGCAGCGGCACTTTGGGCTGCAGTTCCCAGGTAAAAAATTGAGGGATCGCCACGATCGCCACAGACACCAAAGGCCATGTTGTGAGCGCAATTGGCCAATTTCCCCAGGGAACTAACCCAAAAAAATAGATACAGACAATCGCACCGGCCACCCAGGGAGCCAGAGGAATTCCAAACGGGCGTATCTTATTTTTTTCTAAAAACCACCCGATCCCCAGGGCGAAAAAGACCCACCCTGCCGTTGCAATAAAGTTTTCAGTAATTGCCAGAGCCCCGGATAATCGAGCTACCCAAGACATCGTAAAAGAGAAGAACCCCAGATAAATAATGGTTTGCCAAGAGAAGTAGTCTTGGGGAAAGAAGAACTCTGTAATGCTGTCCCACACTTTTTTGAGAAGCTGAATCATATCCCCTGCCCAATCCCATTGCGTAACAGCAGCAGCAGCAAGATAGCTGTAAAACTCAGGGCATTCGCCTGAAGCACGGCCAGGAGGTGAGGTGAGGCTGCATTACGAGCAGGCCGCAATCGCCCATATCGAATCCGGTTAGGGTTTGCCCTTTTTATTGGCTGCACAATGGGAACCCCCAATAGCCAGGTCAGGGCTTCGAGTGCCTTTGCTTTAATCCAGAATGTGAGAAAAAAAGTTACCAGGCCAGCAGCCACAATAGCCGCCCCTAAACCACTTGCTAGAGAATTGCTGTAGAAATGCCCAAACAAAACATAGCTAATGATCTGCGTTCTCATAGAGGGAGGCAAAAGCGCCTCTACAATGAGAAACGCAATCCATCCCAGAACGACCGCCAGCAGATTGAGGCTCGCTGCATAGCGAATACTGGGCTGGAACCCTAATCGTAACTGCCGTCGCAACACAATCGCCTCCAGCGAAATCGCGACTAACAGCAGCAAACACTGGAAAATAATCGCTCGCAGCGGTAACACCGCCGCTTCATCTAAAAATAGGGAAAAGGGCATAGCCTCACCATCATCATGGCCCTTTAGGCTCTGTTTGAAAGCACCGATCAACCGCTAAAGTATACTTCTCCCTGCCTGAATTGAGGCACAGGGTATCTCCCCTGAGAACGTTTCGCTAGAATCTTGGACTGGAGCTTCTAAAAAAACTTAACCCCTATGGTCAGAACTGGGATTGGCATCCGCACAGCACAACTCAACAACGAGCGACTAGCTGGGCAAATTCATGTCTACGACGGGGAAGGCAAAGGCAAATCTCAGGTAGCGCTAGGCGTTGTGTTGCGCTCTATTGGCCTAGGGATTCAAACCTTTATGGAAAGCCGAGTGCTGCTGCTACGGTTCTTGAAGGGGCCGGGACGTACTTATGACGAAGATGCGGCAATTGAGGCCCTGCAGCGAGGCTTCCCACACCTGATTGACCAGGTACGCACAGGGCGAGCCGAGTTTTTTGGCCCAGATGGCATTACCAAGTTTGATAAGCAAGAAGCTCAGCGAGGGTGGGATGTTGCCAAAGGTGCGATCGCCTCAGGGCTCTACTCCGTTGTTGTCCTCGATGAAATCAACCCAGTGTTAGACCTAGGGCTATTGTCCATTGATGAGGTCGTACGAACGCTTAAGCAAAAACCAGACCATTTAGAAGTCATTGCCACCGGGCGGGCCGCTCCCCAACCATTGCTGGAAATTGCCGATCTGCATTCAGAAATGAAGCCCCTACCCCATAAAAATGTTGATTTTCCAGGCATTGAGGGGGTAGAAATCTACACGGGAGATGGGAAAGGAAAGTCCACAAGCGCATTGGGTAAAGCACTCCAGGCAATTGGTCGAGGCATTAGCCAGGATAAGTCGCACCGAGTGTTGATTATGCAGTGGTTGAAAGGAGGGCAGGGCTACACAGAAGATGCCGCGATCGCCGCACTCCACAAAAGCTACCCCAATTTGGTCGATCATCAGCGCTGCGGGCGAGATGCCATTGTCTGGCGAGGGCAACAGCAGGAAATCGATTATGTAGAAGCAGAACGGGGCTGGGAAATTGCCTGCGCTGCGATCGCCTCTGGTCTCTACAAAACCATCATCCTAGACGAGCTCAACCCTACAGTGGATTTAGAGCTATTACCGGAAGAGCCCATTGTGCAAGCGCTCCTGCGTAAACCCCGCGACACTGAAGTCATCATCACCGGGCGCTGTAAAAACCCCCCCGCCTACTTCGAACTCGCCAGCACCCACTCAGAAGTGTTTAACCATAAACATTATGCAGAGAAAGGCATTGACCTTAAACGAGGGGTCGATTTCTAAAGCGATGACGAATCCTGCCGCTAAAAAATCATCAGGTCTAATTCTGCATCGCTGAGGCCATCTACCCCGACGAGTTCAGTGCGGACAGCCAGGTAGCACCGGGTATAGATAGAAGACTGCTTGAAGCGAGGATTTGGCCGCCCCGCTTGAGCATCTGCCTCGGCATACGCTTCAAGATATTCAGGCGCGATCGCACCCTTGCGAGGGGGCATTGAAGTGTCTTTAGAAACAGTCATAAAGGGCCATAACGCATCTTCGAAGATTACGATACTGATCCCTCAGGATTTCTCCCATTAACTTTTGGAAGCTTTAAGAAATCATCCCGACTCTATGACACTGAGTTAAGTCAATAATGACGGTTGCTTTCACGAAGCCGCTTCCAGCCAATCAGTCCGACTTGCCAATAATGCTGTGGCCTCTTGAACCGGCAAGGGTTTAGCAAAGTAATAGCCCTGGCCAAAGTGGCAACTAGCCGCTTTGAGTAAATTCAATTGTTGACGGCTAGAGATCCCTTCTGCCACTAAATTCATATTCAATTTTTGCCCAAGGCTGATAATTGTTTGTACGATCTCTCGATCCTCGCTACTGTTTTCCATCCTGCTGACAAAAGATTGGTCTATTTTGAGCGTATCTGTTGGAAATCGATGCAGATAGCTTAAGGACGAATACCCAGTCCCAAAATCATCGATCGCAAGTTGAATGCCTAACTCCTTGAGTTTCAACATCAAAGTATGGGCAGCTTCAAAATCGCGCATAATCATGCTTTCAGTAATTTCAAGCTGAATAGACGTTCCCGAAATTCCTAACTGATTCAAAGTTGCCCCGATCTTCTGGCACAGATCGGGCTGATCAAACTGCCGCCTGGAAAGATTGATACTCATCTTCAACGACAGGTTCGGAAATTGCTGGTTCCACGACTTAATCTGCTGGAAAGCTGTTTTGATAATCCATTCCCCCAATGGAATAATCATGCCTGTTTCTTCAATAATGGGGATAAATCGGTTGGGAGAAATCAGCCCTCTCTCTTCTTGGCTCCAACGTAGAAGGGCTTCAAATCCAGCAATGCTGCCGGTTTGAATGTTCACAATAGGCTGATAGTGTAATGAGAATTCATCGTCTTCTAGCGCTTTGATCAGATCACTCTCTAAATCTAAGCGGGCAATGGCTTCTTCTCTCATCTCATCTGAAAAAACCTGGTATTGAGCTTCATTAAGCGCCTTAGCCCGATACATTGCGGTATGAGCATCTCGCAGCAGATCTTCAGGCGTCTGACAGTATTTTGTTTGGGTGATAGCAAGCCCCACACTTGCCGTGACAGAGAGTCGATGTTTCCCTAGCATCAAAGGGCTCGATAAAATCGATCGCATCTTGTCGAGCAATGCCTTCACCCGTGTCAGACTGCTATTGTGAAATAAAATTGCGAACTCATCTCCCCCAACCCTGGCAATCTGAGCATGTTCTCCTAAAGTCTTAACCAGGCGTTGGGCAATTTCAATCAGGACCCGATCACCCGCATAATGACCCAGGCTCTTATTGATAATTTGAAAGCGATCAACATCTAAAAAAGCCGCAATAACAGGCTTAGAATTTTGGGCTCCTAGGGCTCGTTTGATGTAAAGCAAAAAAACCTCTCGCCCTGGCAGTTCTGTCAGGCCATCGTGGGTACTGCGATAAATCGACTTTTGAGCAATCACAACCCCGCCCGCGACAAAGGTCCCCAATAATGGTTCAAGTAGCGGGAACCAAACTAGCTGAGTCAGGCTTAACCAGCTTATTCCGAAGAGTGATACAAAGAGACCCGTCCCGGCCAGTATAAGCATCCCAGAGCGACGAATTTTCCAAGCCAAGAGACTGGTTATCGCAGCCCATCCCATTAACCATGCAAATTCTCCCCACGGCGTCAGGAACCCATATTGAGCAGGTCTGCCCTCGGCAATATCGAGTAACTGGCTAATGATTTGGGCATGGACAACAACCCCCGACATTGTGAAGCGATTATCTCGGCTAGCACTGTAGGGAGTATAAAATTCATCCTTCAGACTGGGTGCAACCGAACCGATAAGGACAATTTTGCCTTGCAACTGCTCAGGATCAAAGTCACCGCTCAAGATTTCTCCCACGGATATTTGTGTCGCCGGGGAATTACTAGAACGATATCGCAACAGCGTCTGAAAGCCGCGGTCGTCGATCGTTTGATAGCCACCTGATTGTTTACCTAGACGATGGATAGGGTAGCCGTTGATATAGAGAGTCTGGGAATCATGCTCAAAACTGCCCAAAGCGTTAGGCAGTGAAGCTAAAGCGACCCTAAGCGAAAAGGCATAATAGGGCTTTTCAGGATGGCTCACAAATAGAAGACTACGCCTGATCACCCCATCTGGATCAATGCTGAGATCATTGAAGCCAACACGATGCCAAGGAACAGAGTCAGGGGGAGGAACTCTCTGGGGACCGCTGCCTACATTCGTAATTGCAATTAAGTTATCCGCAGCAAATTGTTTTTCTAAGGCAGGACGCCCAGGCGGATGGTAAGTTTTGCGATAAAGGTCTAAGCCAACAACCTGAGGCTGCTGTTCTTGGATGGTATCCAAAAGGACGGCAATCTTTTGATCAGACAGTGGCCACCCGTAGTCCTGGATATCTGACTCCGTAATGCCCACAACCACTAACCGGGGGTCTTGTCCCTGGCCATCCTGAAGTCTGACGAGGCAATCAAAAATAAACAGCTCAAATCGTTGCAAGCCTCCGAGCTTTTTAGCCCCCGTCACAAGGGTTACTGCCACCAAAGTGGCAATCAGAATTGAGCGCCGACTAAAAGGCAGGGCCTGGAAAAGATTAGCTATAAAAGGCTTGGCCCTGTTGTAAAACCTGAGGGGCGATCGCACCATATGCAGCCAAACTGTTAAAGGGTAAGTCTTGCCATGTTTCCATGGAACTAAGACCTAATAGAGTTCTCACCCACTTAGATAGGCTCCGGTCACTATAGCTGGCCGTGGCTAAATGTTTGATGCGTCTTTATGATTACCCAGAGAAATAGCATAACAGTTTGGAGGGGGAGCGTACAATCCCTTGAATAGTAACAATAGGGGTAATTTCGGAGGTTTTAACCCTAATGATTTAGAGCCTTGTGCTAATTGTGACGTTTCAGTGGCTAACGCGATCAGAATGTTATGAGCGCTTTAGAACTGAGCTGTCCAGTGGGTTCCGCCCCCTTGTCTCTGGTCAGGGAACTCATCTCCCCCAGAATTGTCTGCCAAACTTTTTGCGGGCACGTTTAAGAGCATCAAACTAAGACTACAAATTAAGCCCAGAAAGACTAGGCCACGGGGCAAAACCAAGAGTTGAATAAGCAGCGATTTCATGGTCAATGCACCTTACTTCTGATTCTGATCGTCCTGCTTGCACTAATGAATATAGTTCCGATTTGCGATGCTGAGTCGATCAGGATGCAAGCTTTAGCATTCCGCAAACATTGCATGCATTTTCTGTGTCAATCAACACACAAGGTGAACAAATAATACAAGCTTCACTCACTATTAAAGGCATTGTAATTATCATTGCACACAGGGAACTTACGGGTGATATCGGCTGATATCAAAAGGATTTAGTGATGTTTACCTAAGCAGAAAGGTATCGCTGCCACGTCAAACAAATTGCGAACCCAGTTTCATCCAATAAATCTGAAGGTAGCAAAGCAGATAACTTAGTCAGTAGTTTTACGATTTCGCCTTCGGATATTACTGAAGTCTGATTCTGGAGGTCAGCATTTCCCAGGAGAGTTTGTTTGTTTACCCTTCGTTTTCTGAGCTTTTTTATGCGGTATTGACGCTGTTCTTTGCAAAGTTGATCACTTTGCTTCAGACTCTTTACTAGGGTCTGATTTCTTGCTTGTCAGGGCTCGCCATCCCCGCGATCGCATAATATTTTGACAAGCCACCATTCCCCCGGTTGCCAACATCCATAGCAACCCCAGCCCATTTAGGAGAACATAAATAGGTGCAATCGTTTCACCCAGATACTCTCCTTCATGGAGCACCATAAGGAAATGTACTTGATCGCGACTGAGCCCTAGCCAGCTTTTTCCCAGGCGATAAATAACCCCAGTGGTGACCGTCATGAACAGAGGGAGAAGCACAAAGGGCGCTAGAGTAGCATGGAGTCTACGAAAGTTCACTTTGAGATCGCCCATTTATCAATCCTACAAACACTGATAATCTATAGCTTTCTCAGATACTTTAGCTGAGGCCGATACTACAGTTTAATCTTCCAATGCTCACAAGATCTGTGAGTAATCATAGACACGACTCTGCGTTCACCAGAAGCGTAACGGTTTCCATCGCGCTTTAGATACGGGCTTGAATCAATCGGGCTTGAATCAATGTGGAATGATGGTTAAGCATAGGTCATTGGAAAAACGTGTCCGCAACTAAGCCAGGTGCGTAGCCGTGTCAGGGGATCTGTCGTTCATTGCCTTAGCAGATCTATTTCTGAATCTGTTTTTGATGTTGGAGACCGAAATTTATGATCTCACCCCCCGGTGAGAGCAATGCTCATCTGCAAGAACAATTAAGTCCTAAAACTTGCCTTGCTTACGGCATTGGGGAAATTTCAGCCGCGCTACCCACCAGTATGTCGGCGTTTTTCACCTTATTTTTCTTTACGGACGTTGCAGGCTTGGGGCCAACGTTAGCAGGGGCAGCCATTCTCTCTGGTAAGGTGTGGGATGCCTTTAGCGATCCTTTGGTGGGGTGGTTGAGTGATCGCACGCGCTCTCCCTTAGGGCGACGATATCCTTGGATGCTTGGCGGCATGTTCCCCCTAGCCATTGCCTGTATGCTGCAGTGGATTGTGCCTCCAACGAACAACCAGTGGCTCTTGTTCACCTACTACAGTGGGGTTTCATTCATTGCGTTCACGTCTTTGACGGCGGTGATGCTCCCGTTTTCTGCCCTAGCGGCAGAACTGACCCGCAGCTATAACGAGCGCATTAATCTGATCAGCTTTAAATCGG
This window harbors:
- a CDS encoding cob(I)yrinic acid a,c-diamide adenosyltransferase, with amino-acid sequence MVRTGIGIRTAQLNNERLAGQIHVYDGEGKGKSQVALGVVLRSIGLGIQTFMESRVLLLRFLKGPGRTYDEDAAIEALQRGFPHLIDQVRTGRAEFFGPDGITKFDKQEAQRGWDVAKGAIASGLYSVVVLDEINPVLDLGLLSIDEVVRTLKQKPDHLEVIATGRAAPQPLLEIADLHSEMKPLPHKNVDFPGIEGVEIYTGDGKGKSTSALGKALQAIGRGISQDKSHRVLIMQWLKGGQGYTEDAAIAALHKSYPNLVDHQRCGRDAIVWRGQQQEIDYVEAERGWEIACAAIASGLYKTIILDELNPTVDLELLPEEPIVQALLRKPRDTEVIITGRCKNPPAYFELASTHSEVFNHKHYAEKGIDLKRGVDF
- a CDS encoding DUF5357 family protein encodes the protein MIQLLKKVWDSITEFFFPQDYFSWQTIIYLGFFSFTMSWVARLSGALAITENFIATAGWVFFALGIGWFLEKNKIRPFGIPLAPWVAGAIVCIYFFGLVPWGNWPIALTTWPLVSVAIVAIPQFFTWELQPKVPLPMVRQQLILLVLVALLFSSWFQFYFRLQSWLNDYPSLLADSFNNSGFVYRLSAQPENGGKGVSLLTAAEGEVKAALNDTPWPYVERWLLNLNEQVGKLQIETAITLEGSKEKDMWQLEARPRTFNDGYALDLMALWSGPASDPNGYYFEKTCFIQPRPQPQSQPNGAENQEEPTSPTLMAEVTCDLATPKRMGRPDSVT
- a CDS encoding EAL domain-containing protein yields the protein MVRSPLRFYNRAKPFIANLFQALPFSRRSILIATLVAVTLVTGAKKLGGLQRFELFIFDCLVRLQDGQGQDPRLVVVGITESDIQDYGWPLSDQKIAVLLDTIQEQQPQVVGLDLYRKTYHPPGRPALEKQFAADNLIAITNVGSGPQRVPPPDSVPWHRVGFNDLSIDPDGVIRRSLLFVSHPEKPYYAFSLRVALASLPNALGSFEHDSQTLYINGYPIHRLGKQSGGYQTIDDRGFQTLLRYRSSNSPATQISVGEILSGDFDPEQLQGKIVLIGSVAPSLKDEFYTPYSASRDNRFTMSGVVVHAQIISQLLDIAEGRPAQYGFLTPWGEFAWLMGWAAITSLLAWKIRRSGMLILAGTGLFVSLFGISWLSLTQLVWFPLLEPLLGTFVAGGVVIAQKSIYRSTHDGLTELPGREVFLLYIKRALGAQNSKPVIAAFLDVDRFQIINKSLGHYAGDRVLIEIAQRLVKTLGEHAQIARVGGDEFAILFHNSSLTRVKALLDKMRSILSSPLMLGKHRLSVTASVGLAITQTKYCQTPEDLLRDAHTAMYRAKALNEAQYQVFSDEMREEAIARLDLESDLIKALEDDEFSLHYQPIVNIQTGSIAGFEALLRWSQEERGLISPNRFIPIIEETGMIIPLGEWIIKTAFQQIKSWNQQFPNLSLKMSINLSRRQFDQPDLCQKIGATLNQLGISGTSIQLEITESMIMRDFEAAHTLMLKLKELGIQLAIDDFGTGYSSLSYLHRFPTDTLKIDQSFVSRMENSSEDREIVQTIISLGQKLNMNLVAEGISSRQQLNLLKAASCHFGQGYYFAKPLPVQEATALLASRTDWLEAAS
- a CDS encoding PepSY domain-containing protein, whose product is MGDLKVNFRRLHATLAPFVLLPLFMTVTTGVIYRLGKSWLGLSRDQVHFLMVLHEGEYLGETIAPIYVLLNGLGLLWMLATGGMVACQNIMRSRGWRALTSKKSDPSKESEAK
- a CDS encoding ABC transporter permease subunit produces the protein MSLSCIWVIASNVFREVIRDRVLYLVAVYAVFLVAAAALLPEVAAGAQGKITLDLGLAGIHLLGLVVTVFVGTSLINKEIDKRTVLVLIAKPVSRLEFVLGKHLGLSAVLVVLMALLTAIYLVVLAVNQVPFSWASMLLAVFFTFIEMALLTAVAMLFGVFTSSLLATLLTIAVYLMGHLSRDIVALGQLSENASLQRVANGMYLVLPDLERLNLRNEAIYGMTLLPSALELTSHLLYGLFYIALLLTVAILIFARRQF
- the larE gene encoding ATP-dependent sacrificial sulfur transferase LarE, with amino-acid sequence MAESRLEALQALFAGMDRALVAYSGGIDSTLVAKVAHDVLGDRVLAVTADSPSLMPEDLEAAKVQAAEMGIPHEIVMTHELENPNYASNPANRCYFCKSELHDTLKPLALERGYPYIVDGVNADDLQDYRPGIQAAKERGVRSPLAEVGITKLNVREIARSLDLPWWDKPSQPCLSSRFPYGEAITAEKLHRVGRCERYLRDLGLRNLRVRSAGDTARIELPPAEIKDFVQTTDLPALVAAFQHYGFTYVTLDLEGYRSGKLNQVLTKSAVGRVG